A genome region from Setaria italica strain Yugu1 chromosome III, Setaria_italica_v2.0, whole genome shotgun sequence includes the following:
- the LOC101754833 gene encoding phosphoenolpyruvate/phosphate translocator 3, chloroplastic — MQSMAASCSSSSRAWAAARRSYPAPALPPSSHVAFSSSPPSTHGCRWPVAGSGGPALPLGIRGGLRPLPSPLLPAGVGRAGAAARTRTAAAAAASLPAEDGGGKPEGAAGISRTLQLGAMILVWYMLNIYFNIYNKLVLKAVPFPYTITTFQFASGSFFITLMWLLNLHPKPRLSLKQYAKILPLALIHMLGNVFTNLSLGKVAVSFTHTIKAMEPFFSVLLSVLFLGETPSLLVLGSLVPIVGGVLLASMTEVSFNWIGFWSAMASNLTNQSRNVFSKKLLADKEDNLDDINLFSIMTIMAFLLSAPLMLSVEGIKFSPSYLQSAGVNVKELCVKAALAGTCFHFYQQVSYSLLARVSPVTHSVTNSLKRVVVIVSTVLFFRTPISPINALGTGVALAGVFLYSQFKKAKPKAKAA, encoded by the exons ATGCAGAGCATGGCGGCGTCGTGCTCCTCATCCTCTAGAGCCTGGGCCGCGGCGCGACGCTCGTACCCGGCCCCCGCCCTGCCTCCCTCGAGCCACGTCGCGTTCTCTTCCTCCCCGCCTTCTACTCACGGCTGCCGCTGGCCGGTCGCCGGCTCCGGCGGGCCGGCGCTCCCGCTCGGCATTCGCGGAGGCCTGCGGCCGCTGCCGTCTCCCCTGCTCCCGGCGGGCGTCGGCagggccggcgccgcggcgaggacgcggacggcggcggcggcagcggcgtcgcTGCCGGCGGAGGACGGGGGAGGTAAACCAGAGGGCGCCGCCGGCATTTCGCGGACTTTGCAGCTCGGGGCCATGATCCTCGTATGGTACATGCTCAACATCTACTTCAACATCTACAACAAGCTG GTTCTCAAAGCCGTTCCCTTTCCGTACACCATCACCACCTTCCAGTTCGCATCAGGATCCTTCTTCATCACACTCATGTGGCTGCTGAATCTGCATCCCAAACCAAGGCTCTCCCTTAAACAG TATGCAAAGATCCTGCCTCTTGCTTTAATCCACATGCTGGGAAATGTTTTCACCAATTTGAGTTTGGGCAAGGTGGCTGTCTCCTTCACGCACACCATCAAGGCCATGGAGCCCTTCTTCTCTGTCCTTCTCTCTGTCCTGTTTCTTGGAGAG ACACCTTCTTTATTGGTGTTGGGTTCGCTCGTCCCTATTGTTGGTGGAGTTTTATTGGCATCCATGACTGAAGTTTCTTTCAACTG GATTGGATTTTGGAGCGCCATGGCTTCAAATCTTACCAACCAATCACGGAATGTTTTCAGCAAGAAACTTCTCGCTGACAAAGAG GACAATTTGGATGATATAAACCTCTTCTCGATAATGACTATCATGGCATTCTTGTTGTCTGCTCCACTAATGCTATCTGTAGAAGGCATCAAGTTTAGTCCATCGTACCTGCAGAGTGCT GGTGTTAATGTAAAAGAACTATGTGTGAAAGCAGCACTTGCTGGCACATGTTTCCATTTTTACCAACAG GTTTCGTACAGTTTATTGGCTAGAGTATCTCCTGTGACCCATTCAGTTACGAACTCTCTCAAACGTGTGGTGGTTATCGTGTCAACCGTTCTCTTCTTCAGAACTCCAATTTCACCTATAAATGCCTTAG GAACTGGGGTTGCTCTTGCTGGAGTTTTCCTGTACTCTCAATTCAAAAAGGCAAAACCGAAGGCTAAGGCTGCATAA
- the LOC101755234 gene encoding LOW QUALITY PROTEIN: phospholipase D alpha 1-like (The sequence of the model RefSeq protein was modified relative to this genomic sequence to represent the inferred CDS: inserted 1 base in 1 codon), protein MAKILLHGSLHVTIFEAEEISNSSRPSSQAPGFLRKLVEGIEDTVGVGKGANKIYATIGLGKARVGRTRTLTDETASPRWYESFHVYCAHLASDVVFTIRAKNTIGASTLGVGYLPVRDIFDGHEVDRWLPLCDGGGDNDKDRTPLESGARVHVKIQYFDISKDRSWGRGVRSGKYPGVPYTFFSQRQGCRVTLYQDAHVPDGFVPRIPLDGGGCYEPHRCWEDIFDAISGAXHLIYITGWSVYTEITLVRDGGRPKPGGGVTLGELLKKKAGEGVRVLMLVWDDRTSVGVLKKDGLMATHDEETMNYFQGTDVHCVLCPRNPDDSGSIVQDLQISTMFTHHQKIVVVDHDMPAPAARGQKRRIVSFVGGLDLCDGRYDTPCHPLFGTLGAAHHDDFHQPNFATAAIAKGGPREPWHDIHCRLEGPVAWDVLYNFEQRWRKQGGKDLLLQLRDLADEIIPPSPVTFPDDPSAWSVQLFRSIDGGAAFGFPDTPDDATRAGLVSGKDQIIDRSIQDAYIHAIRRARSFIYIENQYFLGSSYCWKADGIKPEDIGALHLIPKELSMKVVSKIEAGERFTVYVVVPMWPEGIPESGSVQAILDWQRRTMEMMYTDIAQAIQAKGIDANPKDYLTFFCLGNREAKKPGEYAPTEEAEPDTNYIRAQQNRRFMIYVHTKMMIVDDEYIIVGSANINQRSMDGARDSEIAMGAYQPRHLAAAGRPARGQVHGFRMSLWYEHLGAVDEAFTRPESLECVRKVNAMADMYWDLYAGDGPERDLPGHLLTYPVGVAADGAVTQLPGMEFFPDTQARVLGAKSDYLPPILTT, encoded by the exons ATGGCGAAGATCCTGCTCCATGGCTCGCTTCATGTCACCATCTTCGAGGCGGAGGAGATCTCCAACTCCAGCCGGCCCAGCAGCCAGGCGCCCGGCTTCCTCCGCAAG CTGGTGGAGGGGATCGAGGACACGGTGGGCGTGGGCAAGGGCGCCAACAAGATCTACGCGACCATCGGGCTGGGCAAGGCCCGCGTGGGGCGCACCCGCACGCTCACCGACGAGACGGCCAGCCCGCGCTGGTACGAGTCCTTCCACGTCTACTGCGCGCACCTCGCCTCCGACGTCGTCTTCACCATCCGGGCCAAGAACACCATCGGCGCCTCCACCCTCGGCGTCGGCTACCTCCCCGTCCGCGACATCTTCGACGGCCACGAGGTCGACCGCTGGCTGCCGctctgcgacggcggcggcgacaacgACAAGGACCGCACGCCGCTCGAGAGCGGCGCCAGGGTCCACGTCAAGATCCAGTACTTCGACATCTCCAAGGACCGCAGCTGGGGCCGCGGCGTCCGCAGCGGCAAGTACCCCGGCGTGCCCTACACCTTCTTCTCCCAGCGGCAGGGGTGCAGGGTGACGCTGTACCAGGACGCGCACGTCCCCGACGGCTTCGTGCCCCGGAtcccgctcgacggcggcgggtgCTACGAGCCCCACCGGTGCTGGGAGGACATCTTCGACGCCATCAGCGGCG AGCACCTCATCTACATCACGGGGTGGTCGGTGTACACGGAGATCACGCTGGTGAGGGACGGCGGCCGGCccaagcccggcggcggcgtcacgcTCGGTGAGCTGCTCAAGAagaaggccggcgagggcgtCCGGGTGCTGATGCTGGTCTGGGACGACCGCACCTCGGTGGGCGTGCTCAAGAAGGACGGCCTCATGGCGACGCACGACGAGGAGACGATGAACTACTTCCAGGGCACGGACGTGCACTGCGTGCTGTGCCCCCGGAACCCCGACGACTCCGGGAGCATCGTGCAGGACCTGCAGATCTCCACCATGTTCACGCACCACCAGAagatcgtcgtcgtcgaccacgacatgccggcgccggcggcgagggggcaGAAGCGGCGCATCGTCAGCTTCGTGGGCGGGCTGGACCTCTGCGACGGGCGCTACGACACGCCGTGCCACCCGCTGTTCGGGACGCTGGGCGCGGCGCACCACGATGACTTCCACCAGCCCAACTTCGCGaccgccgccatcgccaagGGCGGGCCGAGGGAGCCCTGGCACGACATCCACTGCCGCCTCGAGGGCCCCGTGGCCTGGGACGTGCTCTACAACTTCGAGCAGCGGTGGCGCAAGCAGGGCGGCaaggacctcctcctccagctccgggACCTCGCCGACGAGATCATCCCGCCGTCCCCCGTTACGTTCCCGGACGACCCGTCGGCGTGGAGCGTCCAGCTGTTCCGGTccatcgacggcggcgccgcgttCGGGTTCCCGGACACCCCTGACGACGCCACCAGGGCCGGGCTCGTCAGCGGCAAGGACCAGATCATTGACCGGAGCATCCAGGACGCGTACATCCACGCCATCCGCCGCGCCAGGAGCTTCATCTACATCGAGAACCAGTACTTTTTGGGGAGCTCCTACTGCTGGAAGGCCGACGGCATCAAGCCCGAGGACATCGGCGCGCTGCACCTCATCCCCAAGGAGCTGTCCATGAAGGTGGTGAGCAAGATCGAGGCCGGCGAGCGGTTCACCGTGTACGTCGTCGTGCCCATGTGGCCGGAGGGCATCCCGGAGAGCGGCTCCGTGCAGGCCATCCTAGACTGGCAGAGGAGGACCATGGAGATGATGTACACCGACATCGCCCAGGCCATTCAGGCCAAGGGCATCGACGCCAACCCCAAGGACTACCTGACCTTCTTCTGCCTCGGAAACCGGGAGGCCAAGAAGCCCGGCGAATACGCGCCCACGGAGGAGGCCGAGCCCGACACCAACTACATCAGGGCCCAGCAGAACAGGAGGTTCATGATCTACGTCCACACCAAGATGATGATCGTGGACGACGAGTACATCATCGTGGGGTCGGCCAACATCAACCAGAGGTCCATGGATGGGGCGCGGGACTCGGAGATCGCCATGGGCGCGTACCAGCCGCGCCACCTGGCTGCAGCGGGGCGGCCTGCGAGGGGGCAGGTGCACGGGTTCCGGATGTCGCTGTGGTACGAGCACCTCGGCGCCGTGGACGAAGCCTTCACCCGCCCGGAGAGCCTCGAGTGCGTGCGCAAGGTAAACGCCATGGCGGACATGTACTGGGACCTGTACGCCGGCGACGGGCCCGAGCGCGACCTGCCGGGGCACCTGCTCACCTACCCCGTCGgggtcgccgccgacggcgccgtgACGCAGCTGCCGGGGATGGAGTTCTTCCCGGACACCCAGGCGCGGGTGCTCGGCGCCAAGTCCGACTACCTCCCGCCCATCCTCACCACATAG
- the LOC101755642 gene encoding embryo-specific protein ATS3A — protein MAAPGAATSPPRALPPLLLALLLLALAPCSSAAGRRACTYTLRVKTSCASPARTSDAVSVAFGDAYRNEVHAPRLPTAAGTGPGGSRALERCGTDTFRVAGPCGYGVCYLYLRRSGRDGWAPEWVQVVQPGPRSGDAPATATFYFGDPLPDGVWYGHDRCPKSKASTDDDHPATTTGAPRASNSSAPPQE, from the coding sequence ATGGCTGCTCCCGGTGCCGCCACCTCACCCCCgcgcgccctgccgccgctgctgctcgccCTCCTCCTGCTGGCGCTCGCTCCCTGCTCTTCGgcggccgggcgccgggcgtgCACGTACACGCTCCGGGTGAAGACTTCGTgcgcgtcgccggcgcggaCGTCCGACGCCGTGAGCGTCGCGTTCGGGGACGCGTACCGCAACGAGGTCCACGCGCCGCggctccccaccgccgccggcaccggccCAGGTGGGAGCCGGGCGCTGGAGCGGTGCGGCACCGACACGTTCCGCGTGGCGGGGCCCTGCGGCTACGGCGTCTGCTACCTCTACCTCCGCCGCTCCGGCCGCGACGGCTGGGCGCCCGAGTGGGTGCAGGTCGTCCAGCCCGGGCCACGCAGCGGCGAcgcgccggccacggccaccttCTACTTCGGCGACCCGCTGCCCGACGGCGTCTGGTACGGCCACGACCGGTGCCCCAAGTCCAAGGCCTCCACCGACGACGACCACCCGGCGACCACCACCGGTGCGCCGCGCGCCAGCAACTCCTCGGCTCCGCCTCAGGAATGA
- the LOC101756043 gene encoding adenine nucleotide transporter BT1, chloroplastic/mitochondrial, with protein sequence MSRRSGGARLQCADTKDWGCCFLALPPAAPAAAGVDGDGGFNLSWTLHQSFHPPAGLFASVGQQVGVGFPGASSTAPSPETPRDPYMKYVSPEVVETPLPGEGVGLRDKGKKKVVKLKIKVGNHHLKRLISGAIAGAVSRTAVAPLETIRTHLMVGSNGNSTTEVFQSIMKHEGWTGLFRGNFVNVIRVAPSKAIELFAFDTANKFLTPKPGEERKIPIPPSLVAGAFAGVSSTLCTYPLELIKTRLTIQRGVYDNFLDAFVKIVREEGPTELYRGLTPSLIGVVPYAATNYFAYDTLKKVYKKVFKTNEIGNVPTLLIGSAAGAISSSATFPLEVARKHMQVGAVGGRKVYKNMLHALLSILEDEGVGGLYRGLGPSCMKLVPAAGISFMCYEACKKILIEEEDE encoded by the exons ATGAGCAGGAGGAGTGGCGGCGCGCGGTTGCAATGCGCGGATACCAAGGATTGGGGCTGCTGCTTCCTAGCCCTCCCGCCTGCAGCACCTGCCGCTGCCGGTGTGGATGGCGATGGCGGGTTCAACCTCTCATGGACCCTCCACCAGTCCTTccacccgccggccggcctcttCGCCAGCGTGGGCCAGCAGGTGGGGGTTGGATTCCCCGGGGCTTCCTCTACCGCACCGTCGCCGGAGACTCCAAGGGACCCGTACATGAAGTACGTCTCGCCGGAGGTTGTTGAGACGCCTCTGCCGGGGGAAGGTGTGGGGTTGAGGGATaaggggaagaagaaagtcGTGAAGCTCAAGATTAAGGTTGGGAATCACCACCTCAAGAGGCTGATTAGTGGGGCGATCGCGGGGGCGGTGTCGAGGACTGCGGTCGCGCCTTTGGAGACGATTAGGACGCATTTGATGGTTGGGAGCAATGGGAATTCGACGACGGAGGTGTTCCAGTCTATCATGAAACATGAAGGATGGACTGGGTTGTTCCGTGGTAACTTTGTGAATGTTATCCGGGTGGCCCCGAGTAAAGCAATCGAG CTTTTTGCCTTTGATACAGCTAATAAATTCTTGACCCCAAAACCTGGGGAGGAACGGAAGATACCAATTCCTCCTTCACTGGTGGCTGGGGCATTTGCTGGTGTCAGCTCAACACTGTGTACATACCCTCTGGAGTTGATTAAGACAAGATTAACTATACAG AGAGGTGTGTATGACAACTTCCTTGATGCGTTTGTCAAAATTGTCCGTGAAGAAGGGCCTACCGAGCTGTACAGAGGCTTGACTCCAAGCCTAATTGGTGTTGTGCCATATGCTGCTACCAACTACTTCGCCTATGATACCCTGAAGAAGGTGTACAAGAAGGTGTTCAAGACGAACGAGATCGGCAACGTCCCAACCCTGCTTATCGGCTCCGCAGCAGGAGCTATCTCAAGCTCTGCTACATTCCCTCTCGAGGTTGCACGCAAGCACATGCAAGTTGGAGCCGTTGGTGGCAGGAAGGTTTATAAGAATATGCTTCATGCTCTGCTGAGCATTCTCGAGGATGAAGGGGTTGGCGGCCTTTACAGAGGGTTGGGGCCGAGTTGCATGAAGTTGGTGCCTGCTGCTGGCATTTCGTTTATGTGCTACGAGGCTTGCAAGAAGATACTGATCGAAGAAGAGGATGAGTAA
- the LOC101756724 gene encoding uncharacterized protein At2g34160: MSGDKAAVAVQAGGDAQQQKPGAGNRIQVSSSKKPLFFYVNLAKKYMQQHGDVELSALGLAISTVVTIAEILKNNGLAVEKKIRTSTVEISDEMRGHSIQKAKIEIVLGKTENFDELMAASAGEATAGDGEEQS; encoded by the exons ATGTCCGGCGacaaggcggcggtggcggtgcaggccggcggcgacgcgcagcagcagaagcccgGCGCCGGGAACCGGATTCAGGTGTCCAGCTCCAAGAAGCCGCTGTTCTTCTACGTCAACCTCGCCAAG AAGTACATGCAGCAGCACGGCGACGTCGAGCTCTCCGCGCTCGGCCTGG CCATATCAACAGTTGTCACCATTGCTGAGATTCTGAAGAACAATGGTCTTGCTGTCGAAAAGA AGATTAGAACATCCACTGTTGAAATCAGTGACGAAATGAGAGGCCACTCGATCCAGAAAGCTAAG ATTGAGATAGTGTTGGGAAAGACCGAGAACTTTGATGAGCTGATGGCCGCCAGCGCTGGAGAGGCAACCGCAGGAGATGGCGAAGAGCAATCCTAG
- the LOC101757142 gene encoding uncharacterized protein LOC101757142 gives MVKSSAAGSYGGGVLPLASLNHISIVCRSVEESLSFYTDVLGFVPIRRPGSFDFDGAWLFNYGIGIHLLQSEDPGSLPEKREINPKDNHISFQCESMAAVERRLKEMGIPYVQRCVEEGGINVDQIFFHDPDGFMIEICNCDNLPVIPLAGGDRAPVLGACKRAVVMQQQQGSAVPSAPAAAAQCVPSAAATQAIRVGEEAHISCA, from the exons ATGGTGAagtcgtcggcggcggggagctACGGCGGCGGGGTGCTGCCGTTGGCGTCGCTGAACCACATCAGCATCGTGTGCCGGTCGGTGGAGGAGTCGCTGAGCTTCTACACCGACGTGCTGGGGTTCGTCCCCATCCGCCGCCCGGGATCCTTCGACTTCGACGGCGCCTG GCTGTTCAACTACGGGATCGGGATCCACCTGCTGCAGTCGGAGGACCCCGGCAGCCTGCCGGAGAAGAGGGAGATCAACCCAAAGGACAACCACATCTCCTTCCAG TGCGAGAgcatggcggcggtggagcggcgGCTGAAGGAGATGGGCATCCCGTACGTGCAGCGGTGCGTGGAGGAGGGCGGCATCAACGTCGACCAGATCTTCTTCCACGACCCCGACGGCTTCATGATCGAGATCTGCAACTGCGACAACCTCCCCGTCAtcccgctcgccggcggcgaccgcgcgcCCGTCCTGGGGGCATGCAAGCGCGCTGTCgtcatgcagcagcagcagggcagTGCGGTGCcttcggctccggcggcggccgcgcagtgcgtgccgtcggcggcggcgacgcaggcCATCCGCGTCGGCGAGGAGGCACACATCTCCTGCGCGTGA